In Bradyrhizobium sp. CCBAU 051011, the following are encoded in one genomic region:
- a CDS encoding alpha/beta fold hydrolase, which produces MAYVDVGEGDPIVFLHGNPTPSYLWRNIIPYLLPYGRCLAPDYVGMGNSGPAPDGNYRFVDHRRYLDAWFETMGLTRNVVLIVHDWGSALGFDWARRNAGRVKAIAYMEGIVRPFASWDEWPAATRAFFQGATDRSRRGSDPPAESVHRISAPAAPYPRGGDRGLPTPLSQSRSLAHADAGLDARSADRRRTGRCGGDRRRLRAMALRQPDTETFHRRRSGRFSDWRAARILPRLAQPADRHDPGCALPAGGSA; this is translated from the coding sequence ATGGCTTACGTCGATGTCGGCGAGGGCGATCCGATCGTCTTCCTGCACGGCAATCCGACGCCGTCATATCTGTGGCGCAACATCATCCCGTATCTGCTGCCCTATGGGCGTTGCCTTGCGCCGGACTATGTGGGCATGGGCAATTCGGGCCCTGCGCCGGACGGAAATTACCGGTTCGTCGATCATCGCCGCTACCTCGATGCCTGGTTCGAGACGATGGGCTTGACGAGGAACGTGGTCCTCATCGTCCACGACTGGGGCTCGGCGCTGGGCTTTGATTGGGCCCGTCGCAATGCCGGCCGCGTGAAGGCGATTGCCTATATGGAGGGAATTGTGCGGCCGTTCGCGTCCTGGGATGAATGGCCCGCCGCGACGCGCGCCTTCTTTCAGGGGGCAACGGACCGATCGCGGCGAGGATCTGATCCTCCGGCAGAATCTGTTCATCGAATATCTGCTCCCGCTGCGCCATATCCCCGAGGAGGCGATCGAGGTCTACCGACGCCACTATCGCAATCCCGGTCTCTCGCGCATGCCGATGCTGGTCTGGACGCGCGATCTGCCGATCGGCGGAGAACCGGCAGATGTGGTGGCGATCGTCGAAGACTACGCGCGATGGCTCTCCGCCAGCCCGATACCGAAACTTTTCATCGACGCCGATCCGGCCGGTTTTCTGATTGGCGCGCAGCGCGAATTCTGCCGCGCCTGGCCCAACCAGCAGACCGTCATGATCCAGGGTGCGCACTTCCTGCAGGAGGAAGCGCCTGA
- a CDS encoding amidase: MKDLHFLELTDLAELIRTRKISPVEATRQQLERVAALDGTLASYAVVTAERAMAEARTAETDIAAGRYRGPLHGVPLAVKDLFWTQDVPTAAGTTIHRSFKPTEDATAVRRLREAGAVLLGKLQMTEGAYSDHHPEITSPRNPWNADYWPGISSSGPGVAVAAGLCLGALASDTGGSIRWPSAANGLTGIKPTWGRVSRHGVFDLAPSLDHVGPMARSVADAAALLTAVAGADLADPTALQEPVVNFAAMANPAIGGLKIGVDRDWGRRDVDPQVLAVLDDAERVLSAQGAELVEVQVPDVTQAVADWAPNCAVEAAVAHRATFPERRAEYGPVMSMVLDTGRSLSGLDYQDVLLRRMAFRGRMRALFGKIDLLLVPAHPFAPLSLKTMGTMGLQPELIARLQAYTAPFNMTGQPTLTLPGGFSADGLPIAFQMVAADLGEATLIRAGIAFQSATDWHRRHPVL, from the coding sequence ATGAAGGATCTGCATTTCCTGGAACTGACTGACCTGGCGGAACTGATCCGGACGCGAAAGATATCGCCGGTGGAGGCGACCCGTCAGCAGCTCGAACGGGTCGCAGCGCTGGACGGCACGCTCGCCAGCTATGCGGTTGTGACGGCCGAGCGCGCGATGGCAGAGGCGCGGACGGCGGAAACCGACATTGCCGCCGGTCGTTATCGCGGACCGCTGCACGGGGTGCCGCTCGCGGTAAAGGACCTGTTCTGGACACAGGATGTTCCGACCGCGGCAGGGACGACAATCCACAGGAGTTTCAAGCCGACCGAGGACGCCACCGCCGTGCGGCGTCTGCGGGAAGCGGGCGCCGTGCTGCTCGGCAAGTTGCAGATGACGGAGGGCGCTTATTCCGACCATCACCCTGAGATCACGTCGCCCCGCAATCCGTGGAACGCCGATTATTGGCCCGGCATCTCTTCAAGCGGGCCGGGTGTCGCGGTGGCAGCCGGGCTTTGCCTCGGCGCACTCGCCTCTGACACGGGCGGCTCGATCCGCTGGCCGTCGGCCGCCAACGGCCTGACCGGCATCAAGCCGACATGGGGGCGGGTGAGCCGCCACGGCGTGTTCGACCTCGCACCGAGCCTCGATCACGTCGGGCCGATGGCACGCAGTGTCGCGGACGCCGCCGCGCTCCTGACCGCCGTCGCCGGTGCCGACCTGGCTGATCCGACCGCATTGCAGGAGCCGGTGGTGAATTTCGCGGCGATGGCGAACCCGGCCATCGGCGGCCTCAAGATCGGCGTCGATCGCGACTGGGGCCGCAGAGACGTCGATCCGCAGGTGCTTGCGGTTCTCGATGACGCGGAGCGCGTACTGTCCGCGCAGGGCGCTGAGCTTGTGGAAGTGCAGGTGCCTGATGTCACCCAGGCCGTGGCCGATTGGGCTCCTAATTGCGCCGTGGAAGCCGCGGTCGCCCACAGGGCGACTTTTCCCGAGCGCCGGGCGGAGTACGGCCCGGTGATGAGCATGGTTCTCGATACCGGACGCAGCTTGTCGGGCCTCGACTATCAGGACGTGCTGTTGCGGCGCATGGCTTTCCGCGGCCGCATGCGCGCCTTGTTCGGAAAGATCGACCTGCTTCTCGTACCGGCGCATCCGTTCGCGCCGCTGTCCCTGAAGACCATGGGGACAATGGGCCTGCAGCCCGAACTGATCGCCAGGCTGCAAGCCTACACCGCTCCCTTCAACATGACCGGCCAGCCGACGTTGACCCTGCCCGGAGGGTTCAGCGCCGATGGCTTGCCGATTGCATTCCAGATGGTGGCCGCCGATCTCGGCGAGGCGACGCTGATCCGCGCCGGCATCGCGTTCCAGAGCGCGACGGACTGGCACCGTCGGCATCCCGTGCTCTAA
- a CDS encoding tetratricopeptide repeat protein, translating to MLRPGLIFARGPATIAVMPIADASNDPLAAQMAANVSGRLTDGLAKIENIRVLAPDMAASKADFVVKGELQRSEHAWTIRVRMTATDTGEVKWTASHSVAVTEDMDVPLQQSRLAAGVGHALAVRLNELLNADPRSAAKSKVVIEQATAHINQTSPERFKAAQAMLEQALTEDPDDTDVQIALAALLMRGVQMVWLSGAEREVAETKAEAVLQQTLRAKPNHIPANEAYCRFLNATNQFGSSLVACARALSFDPWNGIALYHIGLAQIQTGRFEDALATFKQADRFDTPQVSRWTWMIGAGWANMLMGRAEDAVPWLQKSIAITAASGRTHMLLAAAYQQMGKTEEARAAMEKGRELRPGSTYHNVPTPKKNSSPVYIEAAERIMQLMVAAGLPAS from the coding sequence ATGTTGCGCCCCGGTCTCATCTTTGCGCGTGGGCCCGCGACCATCGCGGTGATGCCGATCGCGGACGCGAGCAACGATCCCCTCGCCGCCCAGATGGCGGCTAATGTGAGCGGACGGCTGACCGACGGGCTGGCGAAGATCGAGAACATCCGCGTGCTGGCTCCGGATATGGCTGCATCGAAAGCCGACTTCGTCGTGAAGGGCGAACTGCAGAGGAGCGAGCACGCCTGGACAATACGGGTGCGCATGACCGCAACGGATACCGGCGAGGTCAAGTGGACCGCCTCGCATTCCGTCGCCGTCACGGAAGATATGGACGTGCCGCTCCAGCAGTCCCGGCTCGCGGCGGGCGTTGGTCACGCACTGGCCGTGCGCCTCAACGAATTGCTGAACGCCGACCCGCGATCCGCTGCGAAGAGCAAGGTCGTGATAGAACAGGCCACCGCTCATATCAATCAAACCTCGCCGGAGCGATTCAAGGCCGCGCAGGCGATGCTGGAACAAGCGCTCACCGAGGACCCCGACGACACAGACGTTCAGATCGCGCTCGCCGCACTCCTGATGCGCGGTGTGCAGATGGTGTGGCTGAGCGGAGCCGAGCGCGAGGTGGCGGAAACCAAGGCCGAGGCGGTGCTGCAGCAGACGCTGCGCGCCAAACCTAATCACATCCCGGCGAATGAAGCCTATTGCCGCTTCCTCAACGCTACCAACCAGTTCGGCTCGAGCCTGGTGGCGTGCGCGCGGGCCCTGAGCTTCGATCCCTGGAACGGGATTGCGCTGTACCATATCGGCCTTGCGCAGATCCAAACGGGACGCTTCGAGGATGCGCTCGCGACGTTCAAGCAGGCGGACCGCTTCGACACGCCGCAGGTCTCGCGCTGGACCTGGATGATCGGCGCCGGCTGGGCCAATATGCTGATGGGCCGAGCCGAAGACGCGGTGCCGTGGCTGCAGAAGTCGATCGCAATCACGGCAGCCAGCGGGCGCACGCATATGTTGCTTGCGGCGGCCTATCAGCAGATGGGCAAAACCGAAGAAGCGAGAGCGGCGATGGAAAAAGGCCGCGAATTGCGGCCGGGCTCGACCTATCACAACGTCCCGACGCCCAAGAAGAATTCCAGCCCGGTCTACATCGAAGCTGCCGAGCGGATCATGCAATTGATGGTTGCGGCCGGTCTGCCTGCGAGCTGA
- a CDS encoding winged helix-turn-helix domain-containing protein has translation MLRLLAKNAGRVLSKQQLMEAVWPNVHVGEDSLFQCIREIRTALGDDKRQVVRVISGRGYLFEAEVTEVEVTAAPESARQPGCASRIRHEIDVRNEQRTREALVRLQPAARRVRVHRGACHPVRRDSRVDVAPRSHLCAWARDHRGDADRGREQRSPRRPDGG, from the coding sequence ATGCTGCGGCTGCTCGCCAAGAATGCCGGCCGCGTCTTGAGCAAGCAGCAGTTGATGGAAGCCGTCTGGCCGAACGTCCATGTCGGCGAAGACAGCCTGTTCCAGTGCATCCGCGAAATCCGCACCGCTCTCGGCGACGACAAGCGGCAGGTAGTCCGGGTCATTTCCGGCCGCGGCTATCTGTTCGAGGCCGAGGTGACGGAGGTCGAGGTCACGGCCGCGCCGGAAAGCGCCCGTCAGCCAGGCTGCGCCAGCCGGATCAGGCACGAAATTGACGTTCGAAACGAACAGCGAACCCGCGAAGCGCTTGTTCGACTTCAGCCGGCGGCGCGCCGCGTTCGCGTCCATCGCGGGGCTTGCCATCCTGTGCGCCGCGATAGCCGCGTGGATGTTGCGCCCCGGTCTCATCTTTGCGCGTGGGCCCGCGACCATCGCGGTGATGCCGATCGCGGACGCGAGCAACGATCCCCTCGCCGCCCAGATGGCGGCTAA
- a CDS encoding amidase, producing the protein MNLPMSWDEWAAHDGVALAAHVAKGELTAAELAAQAAAGIAKVDPALSAVVELFDDAIADPATDGTALDGPFAGLPFLMKDLGPTLKGRLQEMGSLYMRGNRATADTFMTKKMRGAGLNLIGRTTTPEFGVCSSADNPAVYVTRNPWNTDYTTCGSSAGSAAMVAAGAVPIAHATDGGGSIRIPAGVNGNIGLKVSRGVFSLSPLLSDLSGLVSIQGCQSRSVRDTAAFVDACRGPAPGEFMPFWSPPEPYTRLITRDPGRLRIALSYQWGDYQATPHIAAELQKAGRFLEGLGHHVDYALPDLDYGEAFAAQTTCYISNFAVVIGNMLAARGLERPPEDLIEPINIRIWEHGRHTSYADRARMQSVFNTTSRGFGAFFEDWDIILTPITALPTPKVGTTEYLTISDNPDVLDWFGNLWRNFAFTPLANLCGIPAISLPLATHEHGLPLGIQAIAKQANDGLLLQLAAQIERAIEGKWNAGQKPGVHVTTVEGTTIAP; encoded by the coding sequence ATGAACTTGCCAATGAGCTGGGACGAATGGGCCGCGCATGACGGCGTTGCGCTGGCCGCGCACGTTGCGAAGGGTGAGCTGACGGCAGCCGAGCTGGCGGCGCAAGCGGCCGCCGGCATTGCCAAGGTCGACCCCGCGCTTTCGGCCGTCGTCGAATTGTTCGACGACGCGATCGCCGATCCCGCAACCGACGGCACGGCGCTCGACGGGCCGTTTGCCGGACTGCCGTTCCTGATGAAGGATCTGGGGCCGACGCTGAAGGGCCGGCTGCAGGAAATGGGCTCGCTCTATATGCGCGGCAATCGCGCCACGGCCGATACGTTCATGACCAAGAAGATGCGCGGCGCGGGGCTCAATCTGATCGGGCGCACCACCACGCCGGAATTCGGCGTCTGCAGTTCGGCGGATAATCCCGCCGTCTATGTCACGCGCAATCCCTGGAATACCGACTACACCACCTGCGGATCGTCGGCCGGCAGTGCGGCGATGGTCGCCGCCGGCGCGGTGCCGATCGCGCATGCAACCGACGGCGGCGGATCGATTCGAATCCCGGCCGGCGTCAACGGCAATATCGGGCTGAAGGTTTCGCGCGGCGTGTTCTCGCTGTCGCCGCTGTTGTCCGACCTCAGCGGACTGGTTTCGATTCAGGGCTGCCAGTCGCGCTCGGTGCGCGACACCGCAGCCTTCGTCGATGCCTGCCGCGGGCCGGCGCCGGGCGAGTTCATGCCGTTCTGGAGTCCGCCCGAGCCCTACACGCGCTTGATCACGCGCGATCCGGGCCGGCTGAGAATCGCGCTGTCATACCAGTGGGGCGACTACCAAGCGACGCCGCATATCGCAGCTGAACTGCAAAAGGCCGGTCGCTTCCTCGAAGGCCTCGGCCATCACGTCGACTACGCCCTGCCCGATCTGGACTATGGCGAGGCCTTTGCGGCGCAGACCACCTGCTACATCAGCAATTTTGCCGTGGTGATCGGCAACATGCTGGCGGCGCGCGGGCTGGAGCGGCCGCCCGAAGACCTGATCGAGCCGATCAACATCCGGATCTGGGAGCACGGCCGGCACACGAGCTATGCCGACCGCGCCCGCATGCAGTCGGTGTTCAACACGACCTCGCGCGGCTTCGGCGCGTTCTTCGAGGACTGGGACATCATCCTGACGCCGATCACCGCGCTGCCGACGCCGAAGGTCGGCACCACGGAATATCTGACCATCAGCGACAATCCCGACGTGCTCGACTGGTTCGGCAATCTCTGGCGCAATTTTGCCTTTACGCCGCTCGCCAATCTCTGCGGCATCCCCGCGATTTCGCTGCCGCTCGCCACCCACGAACACGGCCTGCCGCTCGGCATTCAGGCGATCGCCAAGCAGGCCAATGACGGGCTCTTGCTGCAGCTAGCGGCGCAGATCGAGCGGGCGATCGAGGGCAAGTGGAATGCGGGGCAGAAACCGGGCGTGCATGTGACGACGGTTGAGGGAACAACCATCGCACCATAA
- a CDS encoding VOC family protein encodes MTIDLTRRTLLHLAGASSLSAAAIAAARAEGNTGGSGGPTFANRTPMRIGMVTLRVRDLDKVADYYRDAIGLTVMARTETDALLGSGGVPLLNLQRRENAAREARNAAGLYHTAFLMPTRKDLGRWLVHAAKNRITLSGFADHLVSESVYLDDPEGNGIEVYADRSPELWKWEAGSVAMATDQLDIDGLLALAGTHTTNYAKAPDGLRIGHMHLRVGDLEQADRFYAGTIGFAQTRKRTGAAFLSSGRYHHHLGINVWQSAGAGARDDTATGLAWFSLEIEAQQILEAQVQRLRQAGAPAAAIANGIETADPWGTRVRLIKV; translated from the coding sequence ATGACCATCGACCTGACCCGCCGCACGCTGCTTCATCTCGCCGGCGCCTCGTCGCTGAGCGCGGCCGCCATTGCCGCAGCGCGAGCCGAGGGGAATACGGGAGGCTCGGGCGGGCCGACCTTCGCCAACCGCACGCCGATGCGGATCGGCATGGTGACGCTGCGCGTGCGCGATCTCGACAAGGTCGCCGACTACTATCGCGACGCGATCGGACTCACCGTCATGGCGCGCACCGAGACGGACGCGCTGCTCGGCTCGGGCGGCGTACCGCTGCTCAATCTGCAGCGGCGCGAGAACGCGGCGCGCGAGGCGCGCAACGCGGCCGGCCTCTATCACACCGCGTTCCTGATGCCGACACGCAAGGACCTCGGACGCTGGCTGGTACATGCGGCAAAAAACAGGATCACGCTCTCCGGTTTTGCTGACCACCTCGTCAGCGAGTCCGTCTATCTCGACGACCCCGAGGGCAACGGCATCGAAGTCTATGCGGACCGCTCGCCCGAACTCTGGAAATGGGAAGCCGGCTCGGTGGCGATGGCAACCGACCAGCTCGACATCGACGGCCTGCTGGCGCTCGCGGGTACGCACACCACCAACTATGCCAAGGCGCCCGACGGCCTGCGCATCGGCCACATGCATCTGCGCGTCGGCGATCTCGAACAGGCCGACCGCTTCTATGCCGGTACCATCGGCTTTGCCCAGACCCGCAAGCGGACCGGCGCGGCGTTTTTGTCCTCGGGGCGCTATCACCATCACCTCGGCATCAATGTCTGGCAGAGCGCCGGCGCCGGGGCGCGTGACGACACGGCCACCGGCCTCGCCTGGTTTTCGCTCGAGATCGAGGCCCAGCAAATTCTCGAAGCCCAGGTGCAGCGCCTGCGGCAGGCAGGCGCGCCGGCCGCGGCCATCGCCAACGGCATCGAAACGGCCGATCCCTGGGGCACCAGGGTGCGGCTGATCAAGGTTTGA
- a CDS encoding thiamine pyrophosphate-binding protein, with the protein MAEAAKSRSEAAPALPIWPDEIYRVLKDAGIRQVAMVPDAGHGRLIRSFEADPETRVVTLTTEEEGVAMLAGAWLGGERGVLLLQSSGVGNCINMLSLPVICHMPLLMIVTMRGDWGEFNPWQIPMGQGTRPSLEAMGVIVNKVDEPDLVASTVQGAAHLAFNTWKPVAVLIGQRVLGAKNFKELARK; encoded by the coding sequence ATGGCGGAAGCAGCGAAATCACGGAGCGAGGCCGCACCGGCGCTCCCGATCTGGCCGGACGAGATCTACCGCGTGCTGAAGGACGCCGGCATTCGCCAGGTCGCGATGGTGCCGGACGCCGGCCATGGCCGCCTGATCCGCTCCTTCGAGGCCGATCCCGAAACCCGCGTCGTGACGCTGACGACCGAAGAGGAAGGCGTGGCGATGCTGGCCGGTGCGTGGCTCGGCGGCGAGCGCGGCGTTCTGCTGTTGCAGTCGAGCGGCGTCGGCAACTGCATCAACATGCTGTCGCTGCCCGTCATCTGCCACATGCCGCTGTTGATGATCGTCACCATGCGCGGCGACTGGGGCGAGTTCAACCCGTGGCAGATTCCGATGGGGCAGGGCACGCGCCCCTCGCTGGAGGCCATGGGCGTGATCGTGAACAAAGTGGATGAGCCTGATCTCGTCGCCTCCACCGTGCAGGGCGCGGCGCACCTGGCTTTCAATACCTGGAAGCCGGTGGCGGTCCTGATCGGGCAGCGCGTGCTCGGCGCCAAGAATTTCAAGGAGCTTGCCCGCAAATGA
- a CDS encoding thiamine pyrophosphate-dependent enzyme, with amino-acid sequence MSNPNALLHRRDVVNELLRDRADLLVIAGLGAPNWDVSAAGDHPNNFPLWGAMGAAAMIGLGLALAQPKRKVLVITGDGEMLMNIGSLASIAVEAPKNLTIAVLDNERFGETGMQKTPTASGVDLAAIATACGIRTSRIVRTMAGVTELRDLVHAGRGTAFAQIKINPEALVFVMPPADGVILTTRFRQSVLGDEALFN; translated from the coding sequence ATGAGCAATCCGAACGCACTTCTGCACCGCCGCGACGTCGTCAACGAACTGCTGCGCGACCGCGCCGATCTCCTCGTCATCGCCGGCCTCGGCGCGCCGAACTGGGACGTCTCCGCTGCCGGGGATCACCCCAACAATTTCCCGCTGTGGGGCGCGATGGGCGCCGCCGCCATGATCGGGCTTGGACTGGCGCTGGCGCAGCCGAAGCGCAAGGTGCTGGTCATCACCGGCGACGGCGAGATGCTGATGAACATCGGCTCGCTCGCATCAATCGCGGTGGAGGCGCCGAAGAATCTGACGATCGCTGTTCTCGACAATGAGCGCTTCGGCGAGACCGGCATGCAGAAGACCCCGACGGCTTCCGGCGTCGACCTCGCCGCCATCGCCACCGCCTGCGGCATCCGCACCTCGCGGATCGTCCGCACGATGGCCGGAGTGACCGAACTGCGCGACCTCGTGCACGCGGGAAGGGGAACGGCGTTCGCGCAGATCAAGATCAATCCCGAGGCGCTCGTGTTTGTGATGCCGCCGGCCGACGGCGTGATCCTGACGACGCGCTTCCGGCAATCGGTCTTGGGAGACGAGGCGCTGTTTAATTGA
- a CDS encoding LysR substrate-binding domain-containing protein yields MDLKQLRTFRAVAELGSLSKAADRLRAAQPALSRHIKLLEHELRVELFVRNGRGMLLTSAGRMLLDRTTGLIRQIEQVSDDLKSANGNPSGRVILGLVPTVSAVLSGRFARRVLNEFPDVSLRIVESYGGHLVEWLHRGEMDLAIIYGPAVDLHLQVQSIGREDIVAVGPPGSGLSKRKQVDLKWLVKQKLILPSISHGLRALLEKALAREKLKLDAMIEVDSYRAQISLMEEGLGYTLLPPSAIRTEVAAKRLEMAAVNPSVSRELILASPIAHPPSIATTTIATLIVSEIQELSKEGRWKINMTG; encoded by the coding sequence ATGGATCTCAAACAATTGCGGACGTTCCGGGCCGTAGCCGAACTCGGAAGCTTGAGCAAGGCTGCCGACCGGTTACGTGCCGCGCAGCCGGCGCTGAGCCGGCATATCAAGCTGCTCGAGCATGAGCTTCGGGTCGAGCTGTTCGTGCGCAACGGCCGCGGCATGCTGCTCACCAGCGCCGGCCGGATGCTGCTCGACCGCACCACCGGCCTGATCCGCCAGATCGAACAGGTCAGCGACGATCTCAAATCGGCGAACGGCAACCCGTCGGGCCGCGTCATCCTCGGGCTGGTGCCGACGGTGAGCGCTGTGCTGTCTGGACGATTTGCCCGCCGCGTCCTCAATGAGTTTCCCGACGTCTCGCTGCGCATCGTGGAGAGCTATGGCGGCCATCTGGTCGAATGGCTGCATCGCGGCGAAATGGACCTCGCGATCATCTATGGCCCGGCCGTCGACCTCCATCTCCAGGTCCAGTCGATCGGCCGCGAGGACATCGTCGCCGTCGGACCGCCGGGATCGGGCCTGAGCAAGCGCAAGCAGGTCGATCTCAAATGGCTGGTGAAGCAAAAGCTGATCCTGCCGAGCATATCGCATGGCTTGCGGGCGCTGCTGGAGAAGGCATTGGCGCGCGAAAAACTGAAGCTCGACGCCATGATCGAGGTCGATTCCTACCGCGCCCAGATCAGCCTGATGGAGGAAGGGCTCGGCTATACGCTGCTGCCGCCGTCCGCCATACGCACGGAAGTGGCGGCGAAGCGCCTGGAGATGGCCGCCGTCAATCCTTCGGTGTCGCGCGAACTGATCCTGGCTTCGCCGATCGCGCATCCGCCGTCGATTGCGACGACGACGATCGCGACGCTGATCGTGTCCGAGATTCAAGAGCTTTCGAAGGAAGGGCGCTGGAAGATCAACATGACGGGATAG
- a CDS encoding rhodanese-like domain-containing protein — MTVPSVTPSQVRTALLLRAEIALLDIRHEATFATGHPLFAANMAADRIALEAEARLPRKDVPIVIYDAGEGLVPQAADRLAALGYSNIRQLDGGLQGWKSAGYEVFEDVNSYAKAFGELVESRRHTPSLAAEEVGALIASGANIRILDVRRFDEYATMNIPGSISVPGAELVLRTGRAAPDPETTIIVNCAGRTRSIIGTQSLINAGVANKVMALRNGTIGWTLARQKLEHGSDRRGGIGAIAGGETNARDVAYRAGVRHIGLAEMAALQEQGDRTLYRFDVRSEEEYTAGHLAGFRHYAGGQLVQEVDMAAPVRGARIVLTDDRSVRADMTASWLAQMGWEVYVLAGGYDGALEVGPPLVIPKPDPSHRYRRPYEGTDVKESAMQAYLEWEYGLVDQLRRDATHGFFVI, encoded by the coding sequence ATGACTGTACCCTCTGTCACTCCTTCGCAAGTCCGCACCGCGCTGCTGCTGCGCGCGGAAATCGCGCTGCTCGACATCAGGCACGAGGCCACCTTTGCCACCGGCCATCCCCTGTTCGCCGCCAACATGGCGGCCGACCGCATCGCGCTGGAGGCGGAAGCGCGGCTGCCGCGCAAGGACGTCCCGATCGTGATCTACGACGCCGGCGAGGGCCTCGTGCCGCAGGCCGCGGACCGGTTGGCCGCATTGGGATACTCCAATATCCGCCAGCTTGATGGCGGGCTGCAGGGCTGGAAGTCGGCAGGCTATGAGGTGTTCGAGGATGTCAATTCCTACGCCAAGGCCTTTGGCGAACTGGTCGAGTCGCGGCGGCACACACCCTCGCTCGCCGCTGAAGAGGTCGGCGCGCTGATTGCGAGCGGGGCCAACATCCGGATTCTCGATGTCCGCCGCTTCGACGAATATGCGACCATGAATATCCCCGGTTCCATCAGCGTGCCCGGCGCGGAACTGGTGCTGCGCACCGGCCGCGCCGCGCCCGACCCCGAGACCACCATCATCGTCAATTGCGCCGGCCGCACCCGCTCGATTATCGGCACCCAGTCGCTGATCAATGCCGGCGTCGCGAACAAGGTGATGGCGCTGCGCAATGGAACGATCGGCTGGACGCTGGCACGGCAGAAGCTTGAGCATGGGTCCGACCGCCGCGGCGGGATCGGCGCCATCGCGGGCGGCGAGACAAACGCGCGCGACGTCGCCTATCGCGCCGGTGTCCGGCACATTGGCCTTGCGGAAATGGCGGCTCTGCAGGAGCAGGGCGACCGCACGCTCTATCGCTTCGACGTGCGCTCGGAGGAGGAATACACCGCCGGCCATCTCGCAGGCTTTCGTCATTACGCCGGCGGACAGTTGGTGCAGGAGGTCGACATGGCCGCGCCGGTGCGCGGCGCCCGCATCGTGCTGACGGACGACAGAAGCGTCCGCGCCGACATGACCGCATCCTGGCTCGCGCAAATGGGCTGGGAAGTGTACGTGCTCGCAGGCGGTTACGACGGCGCGCTGGAAGTCGGCCCGCCGCTGGTCATCCCAAAGCCCGATCCGTCACACCGCTATCGCCGTCCCTATGAGGGCACCGACGTCAAGGAAAGCGCGATGCAGGCCTATCTCGAATGGGAATATGGCCTCGTCGACCAGCTCCGCCGCGACGCCACGCATGGATTCTTCGTCATATGA
- a CDS encoding DNA-3-methyladenine glycosylase I: MTAFKTIRARAEKRKGGPKALAKLLPAKPNPKALARLGDDRILAEMTRRVFCAGFAWSVIENKWPGFEKAFLGFKPGPLSLKPDEFWDDLMKDTRIVRNGAKIMSVRANASFVRDIAKEHGSFGKFLANWPSSDEAGLLELLAKRGSRLGGNTGQMMLRFLGWDGFVTSRDVVLCLRDAGLDIAETVTSKRDIAKVQAQFNAWAEETGLPYVHISRICALSIGENYAAEKLESMMGGDE; the protein is encoded by the coding sequence GTGACCGCGTTCAAGACCATTCGCGCCCGGGCAGAAAAGCGCAAGGGCGGCCCCAAGGCGCTCGCCAAACTGCTGCCGGCCAAGCCCAATCCGAAGGCGCTCGCCAGGCTCGGCGACGACCGGATTCTCGCCGAAATGACCAGGCGGGTGTTCTGCGCGGGCTTTGCCTGGAGCGTGATCGAGAACAAATGGCCGGGATTCGAAAAGGCGTTTCTCGGTTTCAAGCCGGGCCCGCTGTCGCTGAAGCCGGATGAATTCTGGGACGATCTGATGAAGGACACGCGCATCGTCCGCAACGGCGCCAAGATCATGTCAGTCCGTGCCAATGCGAGCTTCGTCCGGGACATTGCCAAGGAGCACGGCAGTTTCGGCAAATTCCTCGCCAACTGGCCATCCTCCGACGAGGCCGGATTGCTGGAATTGCTGGCCAAGCGCGGCAGCCGGCTCGGCGGCAATACCGGGCAGATGATGCTGCGCTTTCTCGGGTGGGACGGGTTTGTCACGTCCAGGGATGTTGTGCTGTGCCTGCGCGATGCCGGGCTCGACATCGCGGAGACCGTCACCTCCAAGCGCGATATCGCCAAGGTGCAGGCGCAGTTCAACGCATGGGCCGAGGAGACGGGGCTTCCCTACGTACACATATCGCGGATCTGCGCGCTGTCGATCGGGGAGAATTATGCAGCGGAGAAGCTCGAAAGCATGATGGGCGGTGATGAATGA